From Candidatus Poribacteria bacterium, a single genomic window includes:
- a CDS encoding Hsp20/alpha crystallin family protein: protein MERNPTMALVKWSPRRLLDVSDGFDRAFDAFFPAYFGTARRDGWYPAIDVHEDGESIAVTVEVPGVREGDLELHVQDNVLTLRGEKRAETERADEKRNVYYAERQYGRFERSFSLPSYVDAENAQASFRDGVLTVTLPKREQHKTRTIPITTG from the coding sequence ATGGAAAGGAATCCAACGATGGCTCTGGTCAAGTGGTCTCCGAGAAGGTTGCTCGACGTATCGGACGGTTTCGACCGCGCGTTCGACGCGTTCTTCCCAGCCTACTTCGGCACGGCGCGGCGCGACGGCTGGTATCCCGCGATCGACGTACACGAAGACGGCGAGTCCATCGCCGTCACGGTCGAGGTCCCGGGCGTCCGTGAGGGCGACCTCGAGCTGCATGTGCAGGACAACGTGCTGACGCTTCGAGGCGAGAAGAGAGCCGAGACGGAGCGCGCCGACGAGAAGCGAAACGTCTACTACGCCGAAAGGCAGTACGGTCGCTTCGAGCGGTCGTTCTCGCTCCCGTCGTACGTGGATGCCGAGAACGCGCAGGCGTCGTTCCGCGACGGTGTGTTGACGGTCACGCTGCCCAAGCGCGAGCAGCACAAGACCCGCACGATCCCCATCACGACCGGCTGA